The following are from one region of the Lineus longissimus chromosome 19, tnLinLong1.2, whole genome shotgun sequence genome:
- the LOC135503221 gene encoding receptor-binding cancer antigen expressed on SiSo cells-like isoform X2 codes for MSIVTVISRKFLGIVLGIMALFKRAMCFLGRKRRDSGTLLPTANHYPNPMSANVTQSVPGNEEKAVHVLMEGDSGGPPEVELESWDNWGQGDGTINISVVDNGMANNYQTGGPGHHGNQMNNTDAQEEPEIDFFQDMTPTFRKPKTILIRKKEEQAGTLSSRLAMSSGSDIPQQGPDLGSWEDTENAWDEALGEDLSWEAEAAIKEKRRQEREHRFLEHQKKKIERDSQRLHKKDSGGHISAVKLS; via the exons ATGAGTATCGTCACAGTGATCAGCCGGAAGTTCCTTGGCATCGTCTTGGGCATCATGGCGCTCTTCAAGAGAGCCATGTGCTTCCTTGGGCGGAAACGCCGGGATAGCGGAACTCTCCTGCCGACAGCCAATCATTATCCTAATCCCATGTCGGCAAATGTTACACAGTCCGTGCCGGGAAATGAGGAG AAAGCAGTTCATGTGTTAATGGAAGGTGATAGTGGTGGGCCTCCGGAG GTTGAGCTCGAGTCCTGGGACAACTGGGGTCAAGGCGACGGTACCATCAACATCAGCGTGGTCGATAATGGTATGGCCAACAATTACCAAACAGGTGGACCaggtcaccatggcaaccaaaTGAATAACACTGATGCACAGGAGGAGCCAGAAATAGACTTCTTTCAGGATATGACGCCGACATTTAGGAAACCAAAAACG ATATTGATCCGGAAAAAGGAAGAGCAAGCTGGGACGTTGTCATCAAGGCTGGCGATGTCGTCAGGATCGGATATTCCTCAACAG GGACCGGATCTTGGTTCGTGGGAAGACACCGAGAATGCCTGGGACGAGGCTTTAGGTGAAGATCTGTCGTGGGAGGCGGAGGCGGCCATTAAAGAAAAACGTCGCCAAGAGCGTGAACACCGTTTCCTGGAAcaccagaagaaaaaaatagagCGAGATTCTCAGAGACTTCATAAAAAAGACAGCGGTGGTCACATTAGCGCGGTGAAATTATCATGA
- the LOC135503221 gene encoding receptor-binding cancer antigen expressed on SiSo cells-like isoform X3 — MSIVTVISRKFLGIVLGIMALFKRAMCFLGRKRRDSGTLLPTANHYPNPMSANVTQSVPGNEEVELESWDNWGQGDGTINISVVDNGMANNYQTGGPGHHGNQMNNTDAQEEPEIDFFQDMTPTFRKPKTMFVGSESSQKILIRKKEEQAGTLSSRLAMSSGSDIPQQGPDLGSWEDTENAWDEALGEDLSWEAEAAIKEKRRQEREHRFLEHQKKKIERDSQRLHKKDSGGHISAVKLS, encoded by the exons ATGAGTATCGTCACAGTGATCAGCCGGAAGTTCCTTGGCATCGTCTTGGGCATCATGGCGCTCTTCAAGAGAGCCATGTGCTTCCTTGGGCGGAAACGCCGGGATAGCGGAACTCTCCTGCCGACAGCCAATCATTATCCTAATCCCATGTCGGCAAATGTTACACAGTCCGTGCCGGGAAATGAGGAG GTTGAGCTCGAGTCCTGGGACAACTGGGGTCAAGGCGACGGTACCATCAACATCAGCGTGGTCGATAATGGTATGGCCAACAATTACCAAACAGGTGGACCaggtcaccatggcaaccaaaTGAATAACACTGATGCACAGGAGGAGCCAGAAATAGACTTCTTTCAGGATATGACGCCGACATTTAGGAAACCAAAAACG ATGTTTGTTGGCTCAGAGTCATCACAGAAG ATATTGATCCGGAAAAAGGAAGAGCAAGCTGGGACGTTGTCATCAAGGCTGGCGATGTCGTCAGGATCGGATATTCCTCAACAG GGACCGGATCTTGGTTCGTGGGAAGACACCGAGAATGCCTGGGACGAGGCTTTAGGTGAAGATCTGTCGTGGGAGGCGGAGGCGGCCATTAAAGAAAAACGTCGCCAAGAGCGTGAACACCGTTTCCTGGAAcaccagaagaaaaaaatagagCGAGATTCTCAGAGACTTCATAAAAAAGACAGCGGTGGTCACATTAGCGCGGTGAAATTATCATGA
- the LOC135503302 gene encoding thioredoxin domain-containing protein 5-like gives MAHFEKLLLLFSSVVLTFGGEKFYDDDAIPVYTNEFFKAKIEKDPHFVLFYAPWCGHCQKVLPTWQQLGEHYDGSDDLKPNVKILQVNCVLNTELCANYNVLGYPTMKFFGVKGTEPVTFKGGRDIETFDEFIKKQMVPDAQEPLTPNPVVKTGLYELTEDTFQNHVQHGDHFIKFYAPWCGHCQRLAPTWAELATFHTENQDVKIGKVDCTENRAVCQKHSVRAYPTLLWFRNGIQYEKYQGVRDLNTLRDFIKQKVSEMAGSENEDAEKIPDSKTPAQENVVKLTGANFDASVASGVTFIKFYVDWCGHCKALAPIFEELGKAFQVSGSSVKIAEINCEDNANICEKFKVQGYPTIMLFRNGAQIDEYSGQRTLNGFTEYLSMQTLHDEL, from the exons ATggctcattttgaaaaattattgcTTCTCTTTTCCTCTGTTGTTCTAACTTTCGGAGGGGAAAaattttatgatgatgatgccatTCCAGTGTACACAAATGAgtttttcaaagcaaaaataGAAAAAGATCCACATTTTGTGCTTTTCTACGCGCCTTG GTGCGGTCACTGCCAGAAAGTCTTGCCAACATGGCAGCAGCTTGGGGAGCATTATGATGGCTCTGATGATCTGAAGCCAAATGTTAAAATCTTACAG GTTAATTGTGTCTTGAACACAGAACTCTGTGCCAATTACAATGTTCTTGGCTACCCAAC AATGAAGTTCTTCGGTGTAAAGGGTACAGAACCAGTGACCTTTAAGGGTGGCCGTGACATTGAAACATTTGACgaattcattaaaaaacaaatgGTACCAGATGCCCAG GAGCCACTCACCCCCAATCCAGTTGTCAAGACAGGCCTGTACGAGCTCACAGAAGATACATTCCAGAACCACGTACAACACGGCGATCACTTCATCAAATTTTACGCCCCCTGGTGTGGACATTGTCAACGGTTAGCGCCGACGTGGGCCGAACTTGCAACATTCCATACAGAGAATCAAGATGTCAAAATAGGAAAG GTTGACTGTACAGAAAATCGTGCCGTGTGTCAAAAACACAGCGTACGGGCCTATCCCACGTTGCTCTGGTTCAGGAATGGTATACAGTACGAGAAATATCAAGGCGTCCGAGATTTAAACACGCTCCGTGATTTCATCAAGCAGAAAGTGTCGGAAATGGCTGGGAGTGAAAATGAAGATGCTGAGAAAATACCTGACTCAAAAACACCAGCCcaagaaaatgttgtcaaaCTGACCGGTGCCAACTTCGATGCATCTGTTGCATCTGGTGTCACTTTTAtcaaattctatgttgattG GTGTGGACACTGCAAAGCTCTTGCCCCTATATTTGAAGAGTTGGGAAAAGCGTTCCAGGTCTCGGGGAGTAGTGTAAAGATAGCAGAGATCAACTGTGAGGATAATGCAAATATTTGTGAGAAATTCAAG GTCCAAGGTTACCCAACAATTATGCTATTCAGGAACGGTGCACAGATTGATGAGTATTCCGGCCAACGTACTCTCAATGGATTCACCGAATATCTCTCCATGCAGACACTTCACGATGAATTGTAA
- the LOC135503089 gene encoding large ribosomal subunit protein P1-like: MCTPDELACTYSALILADDDVAITADKLQTILKAANVKVEPFWPGLFAKALTDVNVKELVTKIGSSAGSGPAAGAGAAAAPVEEEKKEEKKEESEEESDDDMGFGLFD; the protein is encoded by the exons ATGTGTACTCCTGATGAATTGGCTTGCACGTACAGTGCCCTCATCCTTGCCGATGATGATGTAGCCATCACT GCCGACAAGCTCCAGACCATCCTCAAAGCCGCTAATGTCAAAGTGGAGCCTTTCTGGCCAG GTCTGTTCGCCAAAGCCCTCACCGATGTTAATGTCAAGGAGCTGGTCACAAAGATTGGTAGCTCCGCTGGATCTGGTCCTGCCGCTGGTGCAGGTGCAGCCGCTGCTCCAGTTGAGGAGGAGAAGAAGG AAGAGAAGAAGGAAGAATCTGAAGAGGAGTCTGATGACGACATGGGATTCG
- the LOC135503221 gene encoding receptor-binding cancer antigen expressed on SiSo cells-like isoform X1 produces the protein MSIVTVISRKFLGIVLGIMALFKRAMCFLGRKRRDSGTLLPTANHYPNPMSANVTQSVPGNEEKAVHVLMEGDSGGPPEVELESWDNWGQGDGTINISVVDNGMANNYQTGGPGHHGNQMNNTDAQEEPEIDFFQDMTPTFRKPKTMFVGSESSQKILIRKKEEQAGTLSSRLAMSSGSDIPQQGPDLGSWEDTENAWDEALGEDLSWEAEAAIKEKRRQEREHRFLEHQKKKIERDSQRLHKKDSGGHISAVKLS, from the exons ATGAGTATCGTCACAGTGATCAGCCGGAAGTTCCTTGGCATCGTCTTGGGCATCATGGCGCTCTTCAAGAGAGCCATGTGCTTCCTTGGGCGGAAACGCCGGGATAGCGGAACTCTCCTGCCGACAGCCAATCATTATCCTAATCCCATGTCGGCAAATGTTACACAGTCCGTGCCGGGAAATGAGGAG AAAGCAGTTCATGTGTTAATGGAAGGTGATAGTGGTGGGCCTCCGGAG GTTGAGCTCGAGTCCTGGGACAACTGGGGTCAAGGCGACGGTACCATCAACATCAGCGTGGTCGATAATGGTATGGCCAACAATTACCAAACAGGTGGACCaggtcaccatggcaaccaaaTGAATAACACTGATGCACAGGAGGAGCCAGAAATAGACTTCTTTCAGGATATGACGCCGACATTTAGGAAACCAAAAACG ATGTTTGTTGGCTCAGAGTCATCACAGAAG ATATTGATCCGGAAAAAGGAAGAGCAAGCTGGGACGTTGTCATCAAGGCTGGCGATGTCGTCAGGATCGGATATTCCTCAACAG GGACCGGATCTTGGTTCGTGGGAAGACACCGAGAATGCCTGGGACGAGGCTTTAGGTGAAGATCTGTCGTGGGAGGCGGAGGCGGCCATTAAAGAAAAACGTCGCCAAGAGCGTGAACACCGTTTCCTGGAAcaccagaagaaaaaaatagagCGAGATTCTCAGAGACTTCATAAAAAAGACAGCGGTGGTCACATTAGCGCGGTGAAATTATCATGA